In Oryza brachyantha chromosome 1, ObraRS2, whole genome shotgun sequence, the following are encoded in one genomic region:
- the LOC102711472 gene encoding triose phosphate/phosphate translocator TPT, chloroplastic has translation MPALGTLSGGAAGVAGLLRLRRAPVAPSTSTSHAPAPFPAARCAAASAAVVPDGGQLVWGRQLRPALLLPAGGLLPAAAAPRRQPLRPPAAAASGSAGETKPAGFLEKYPAVVTGFFFFMWYFLNVIFNILNKKIYNYFPYPYFVSVIHLLVGVVYCLLSWTVGLPKRAPINSTLLKLLFPVALCHALGHVTSNVSFAAVAVSFAHTIKALEPFFNAAATQFVLGQQVPLPLWLSLAPVVLGVSMASLTELSFNWTGFINAMISNISFTYRSIYSKKAMTDMDSTNVYAYISIIALIVCIPPAVIIEGPQLLQHGFNDAITKVGLTKFVSDLFFVGLFYHLYNQVATNTLERVAPLTHAVGNVLKRVFVIGFSIIVFGNRITTQTGIGTCIAIAGVAIYSYIKAKIEEEKRAKSA, from the exons ATGCCGGCGCTCGGGACGCTCTccggcggcgcagccggcgtggccggcctcctccgcctccgccgcgccccggTTGCCCCCTCGACCTCGACTTCGCATGCGCCCGCGCCCTTCCCCGCCGCCaggtgcgccgccgccagtgcGGCCGTCGTCCCCGACGGAGGACAGCTCGTGTGGGGCAGGCAGCTCCGCCCGGCGCTGCTCCTCCCCGCCGGTGGGCtgctcccggcggcggcggcgcccaggAGGCAGCCgctccgcccgcccgccgccgccgcctccggttCCGCTGG GGAAACGAAGCCAGCGGGGTTCCTGGAGAAGTACCCTGCCGTCGTCACcggtttcttcttcttcatgtg GTACTTCTTGAACGTTATATTCAACATCCTCAACAAGAAGATCTACAACTACTTCCCCTATCCATA CTTCGTTTCGGTGATCCATCTGCTTGTTGGTGTGGTGTACTGCCTCCTGAGCTGGACCGTCGGTCTGCCAAAGCGTGCG CCTATCAATTCGACACTCTTGAAGCTGCTCTTTCCAGTGGCGCTGTGCCATGCTCTTGGTCATGTCACTAGCAATGTGTCgtttgctgctgttgcagtCTCATTTGCCCACACCATCAAAG CTCTGGAGCCCTTCTTCAATGCAGCTGCTACCCAGTTTGTCCTTGGACAGCAAGTTCCCTTGCCTCTTTGGTTGTCCCTTGCCCCTGTTGTGCTCG GTGTTTCAATGGCATCGCTGACTGAACTTTCATTTAACTGGACCGGCTTCATCAATGCTATGATCTCTAACATCTCCTTCACTTACCGGAGCATTTATTCCAAGAAAGCTATG ACTGATATGGACAGCACCAATGTGTATGCTTATATCTCAATAATTGCCCTCATTGTGTGCATTCCACCTGCAGTGATT ATTGAGGGACCTCAACTATTACAGCATGGTTTTAACGATGCAATTACAAAAGTAGGCCTGACAAAGTTCGTTTCTGACCTCTTCTTTGTGGGTCTGTTCTACCACCTCTACAACCAG GTTGCTACAAACACTCTGGAGCGAGTGGCCCCTCTGACACATGCCGTCGGCAATGTGTTGAAAAGGGTTTTCGTCATTGGATTCTCAATCATTGTTTTTG GCAACAGAATTACAACACAGACTGGAATTGGTACTTGCATTGCCATAGCTGGTGTTGCCATCTACTCGTACATCAAGGCTAAGATCGAAGAGGAGAAAAGG GCTAAGAGCGCATGA